CAAGTCTAAAGACAATAATGATCTAAATGCTTCTTCTCTTTAAAGATAGGTGGACAAGATGGCAGATTTCTGTTACCTCCTGCTCTGTAGGTGATCCTCATGGGGAAGGAATTCCTCGAAGCCTCGAGGCCAGAGGCGCTGTCTCCCTCCGAGAACTcaaaatctaaaagaaaaagaaaaaagaaaatgtttttttttaaagtgaccGGTTCATTAAGTTCATTAAGTGACCGCTTACAGTGTTTGTAGTACAAACCTTCATCACCAGAATAGTAGCTTCTATTTTTGTCCACTGATTTTCCATTTGGCATCTGCAGGTGGAGCAGTCATTTTATTAGTCATATGTAATATATAAGTTTTCACTGTTAAGGATGGGTAATATTTAGAAATTTGGTGCTACTGTGATTTTTGGTGCGATactaaaaaaaatggaattattTAAATGCAGTCAGTGACACAAAGCTGTTAAATGAAACACTATTAAAGAGACTAAATTATCATTCAAATCCAGTTTTATCTGATCAAGAGTTTGCAAGATTAgaatttggtttggttttttttaccaTTGTTACTGTAAAAACTGCTGAGGTTCAATAACCAGATCTGTGTAAAACTCGATGTATGCGAGAACTTAAGATTGTCTGATCAGAATGAATTCCTGACCTTTTGCTGCTGGTCTCTCTTTGTGTGCTTGGTGATGTGTTTTGGCGGAGCGACGCCCATCTTTGCAGACTTAAAGGACTCCAGCCGGCTCCTCATGGTCCTCTGGAAGATCTCCTGCACCTCGTTCTCATCCTTATTGACCTCGAAATGGCTCCGGCTGTACCTGTGTCGGTGCTACGAACCAGGAAAGAAGAGACAAACGCGGAAATTTGAGTGGTTACTTTTGACAagacacacagaacaaataTGAGTTCAgatactgtttttaaagggacGCTCCTCAGATTTGTAACAAACTGGTCAAACTGGGGGGTTTGGGGTCCAACAGAAGTGGACAATTAGGAGGCAGGTGACATCTAATGAAAGAAACTAATGTGCCGCATCATTGGAAATGTAGGATACAGCATTTCTAGGGCTTGAAGTGTGGTAGACAAACTAAAAATCAGGATATCTTGGCCTCTGCTGCATCCAGCTTGCCATTTATCTAACTGGGACTGAAGATGCTCACCTGTTTCCTGCCCTTGtacaggtgctgctgcagcaggtggtgACTGTTAACGTCATTTGTTTCCCTCATACCGTTCATGGTCTGCTCGTGCATTTCCAGGCTCACCGATGGCACAGGGTTTCTTCTACACAAGGAAAAATAATGTCAGTTATTTCATGTCTCTATCACACTATTGTGGCACTGACTCAGGAGCCTGTGGTCACCAGGGGGCGGTGTCTGAACAGACATGCTGTAAGTAGATGTTTAATTAAAAGAGTAGATTAACCCCAGTTAGTATAACTTAGCTCTTCAGTGATCATGAATCAGGTCAAAACGTTTGCTCACCCAACGGCGGACATTGCGCCGTGATCGTCTGACGTGTCGGCCATGATGTCAGGCATGACCTCTGAGTACTCGTCACCAAACTTTTTCTTGAAGTCGACAAATGCGCTTTCATTGCGGATGAACTCCAGGGAGCCTCTGCGTTCACCCTGCAACATCGAGACCAAAACGACTTCCTTTAACAACTGCTGCTTCTAAAATGTTTCCTTAagtcaaaatcaaaaatcatttGTGAATCAAAAATAGGTAAGTTTGAGGAAATTTATAAGGAACATATCACAGAAATTgatatgcaaataaatacatttaaaaatgaatacattaataaataaaatgggaaATTAAACAGAGATGTAATGTATTACATTacagaaaagataaagaaattCAGTATATCAGGCAAATCAAAGGAGAAatgtaatgacattttataaatcaaTTCATGTATATACTTTTAAAAGAATATCATTTCCGGTTTAatgacatttctttctttatctttgaTTTTGACTGTTTCAGTCCTCCGTGATATTCAGCATGTGACCCCTCACCTCAGCCACGTAGCTCATGGCATCTTTGAGGTTCAGCTGATGGAAGACATTGAAGATGCGGTCGCGGTTCTTCCTCGCCGACGGCTTCATCAAAAACCTCGACATCCAGTTCTCTTCAAAATGTTTCCACCTTcccagcgagagagagaagagttaATTGCAACTGACTGAAACAGTGAAGACATTTCAATATTCAAattgtttgaaatgtctttaCGTACTTGTCCCTCATGTAGTTGTGTCCTATCTGTCCGGATATGTCTTCTATGGCAACAAGCATGTGATCAAATGCctaaacaacaagaacaaagatTTGGTAAAAGACAAACTGCGGTGTAACTGATTGTTGTGGttcttcctgctgtttttttttttttagctttaccTTGTTCTGCACTTTTTCAATGAGTGTGAGCTCAGTCACTGCAGCTCTCTTCACTTTAAGCCAGGTGACCAGAGGTTTCATCGTTATCCcctgaaacagatttttttttcagtgactaagctgcagaaaacaaatttaGCGACTAACTTTTTCTAGCTACACGATAGAGAGGTTGTTACCTGCAGGATGACAGTGAAGTAGACCACGATGAGAGTAGTGCAGACCATCAGATTCTTCTCCTTTATCTTGTTCTCGTCCAGCATCGTTGCCAGGCCATATGCAACAGCCCCTCGCAGGCCACCGTAGCTCATAATCACCTGATCTATGAACTCCAGAGGAACGAGCCTGAACTTGTTCAGGATCCAGGTGAGGAAAAAGACACCtgttgtaaacacacaaacaaacacagtctgttTAGAGATCAGATAGTTTACTGTTTaaagacaaaactaaaaaacaaaagacacaatcTCACCGATGATTCTGTACACAAAGATGAAGAGCAGTGTGAGGAGGATGAAGCCCGTGTTCCACACCCAGATGGATTTATCGATGGCCGAGATGCCGAGGAACACAAAGATGATGGTTTCTGATCCGTTGGCTAAAACCTTCATGACGTATCTGACTGTGGTGACGGACCTCTCGTCCATGTTTGCATTGATGTACTTTTGGCAGCACATTCCGCAGAAGACGATCCTGcgggacaaaaacacacatttcttctgtcttaacaaaatcaacacaaaaaaacagtcaaacaaatgaggttttttttttttttttttccgttgaGAACTCACGAAAGGATGGCGGAGAGTGAGAGCATCTCAGCCGTCAGGTAGGCGAGGTATCCAAAGACGAAGATGAAGCCCGCCTCGATGATCTGGATGTTTTTGGTGCATCTGGTCAAAAGAGAGATGAGCAGACCAAACACCAAGCCCATGAGGGAGCCACCGAACGCCACCACGAAGAAGGAgactggaaaaagagaaagaggaaacatgCATAGTTACTTTCATGTTATTCAGATTGTACTGTATTCTATTAAATGAACACTAATATCCAAAATAGCTCCCTGAAATCAACCCCACATGCACTCCTACAGTTTCCCTATTAATGGGGAAATAAATGTCGCTCCTCACTTATTCCTTTGATGATCTCCACGGCATTAATTTTGGATCCTCCCAGTGACACAAATGCATCAAAGACATTGAAGAGCACctgagagcagaggaaaaaagagtTATAACAAGAATGGATGTGACTTGTGAATTGACCTCCAAATgttttgaggacattttattacatGTATTGTCAGTTATCACATTCACAGATGTGACGCGTTACGTGTTATCACAGCTCATCTACACATGATGAAGACCATctgggctaaaaaaaaaaaaatcatcatgttCATGTAGAATGAAATAAGAACTGGGAATGAAACAGCAGTGTGTggatatttttctgtttgcatgttgttgttactcagcagctgcagatgttCGGATGTGCATGCAACAGGGCTGCaactcttttttgttttctcacagtcaactaaaatgtcagaaaatggtgaaaaacatcagctataacagtaaaataatgacAGGGAATATTTTACTGTGGATTGAGTACTTTCACTTGTCATATATTAAATAGATTTGGCTGTCAGATTAAGGTTCTGCATGGAGGATGTTACTGTATAGTGTGGTATTAGTTAGTTTAATTGCGTAAAGGTTCCCAACAGCTCCTCCATCACCGTTCTTGAACATTAGAAAGGTGTGTACAGTGAAAAGTAAACACCGTTTACTCCCTTGCAACAATGAATAGAGAGGAATTCCATGATTcataacaaatacattaaatatttctTATTAGATCAACCACCTCAAAGAGCGCTTTGATGAGGGATTAAATTCAGGCGCGTTCACACTTTGAacagcatgtttgttttctcttaacacttcatgtctgtctgtgtacgTTCCAGTGATGGATGTCTCTGCAAACTCACAAACTGCTTGTTGTTAGGCGACTTCAAAAGTCAAAAGCCCAGCGGCTGAGTAAGCGCCGCGGCATACGCACCACTGTCACGCCGTCGTTGAGCAGCGACTCTCCAAACACCATGATGAAGAGGACCTCGTTGACGTGGACCTGCTCAAACACGGCGAGGACAGCTACAGGGTCCACGGCAGCGATCAGACTGCCGAAGAGGAGATACTGCAGCAGACCGATGTCCAGGTCACCTGCAGGACACAGGGCAGGACAAAGTCTGAAGATGGCTTTTATTTGACAGAGCTGAGTGAGAAGCTGGAGGCCTTTTAACCACCCAACAATCCAATAACTGCCATAAAAATCCTGTCACCGACCCTCCTGAATGCACCATTTTGGTCCACGACAATTTCCCAACAAGTATTGGATGCATACCATAAAATTTGGTAAagacaatcatcatcatcatcatcatcatcatcatcatcagcttgTGAGTCCCTCTTACCCATGGCTCCTCCCATGTGACACCCCCACAGCGACAGGCCCAAGCTGGCGGCGTTCCAGCAGGTCCCGATGACGGCGTAGACCAGGATGCCGCCCATGTTGCTGAAGAAGAGCTTGTTTGGCATGAAGTAACCAGCGTCCAGGATGATTTGGGGCAGCAGGTAGAAGAAGAACACCGTCGGCGTCAGCTTGAAGGTCTGCTGCTTGTCTGCACCCCAAATCATCCCACCCAGGATGAAGCCGAAGCAGATGAGCAGGGCGCTCTCCGGGATCACGTTCGTCACGTGGTGGTTCGACTCGatgactgaaagaaagaaagggatatttttcttgaaattagatttttcatTCAGCAACAGGTGTTGATTTATTAGACTGAGTCTTcttttttcaattgttttttgGGGGCTTTTTGTCCCTTTAATATTTGATAAAGAACAGCGAGCGATTCtgacttaaacaaatcatcacGTCTGGGAATCGAACCCAAGACACTGCCACGGACTCTTTGACAACgacaacatttcaaacacattacCTCATAACTTAACCATAAAACCAGAAGTATTTGTGCGGTTGCAAAATTTTGCAAATCATCAACTGTTGTGCTCGACTGTGAAAGTGTCACTTTTGTTCCCGGGCGTATGATTAACCAGCCTGGTGGTGCAAATGAAGGTTTAGAGATCTGTCCAGAGGTGAGGGGACTCAACGGCCTGACAAAAGTGTCCATAAAgattatttaataataaataaaccaagTGATGCATTGCAATAGAGCCATTTCAAACTGCTGATATCACTTTCCAGCCCTCAGGGTGAGACTTTAGTTGTGTTGATTTGTTCCATTTGAACGTGCCTGACTAGAAGAAGGTTTCTCATATTTCAGTGCTGTGGAGCCCAAACAGCAGGATAATCTTTGTTAACTTCTGACAATGTGGGGAATTTCCTATTCAGtgcaaaagtgcaaaaaaaaacaaaaacaaaaaaacataagcaACTCTTCTGTTCCTGGGAACATCATGCTGAGTTGACcgttctctgctgcagccagacAATATCAAGTGAATATCATGGCGGACTGTGAACGACCTGAAAACCCATTTTCTCAATCAGCTTCTAACTATTTGTAACGGTGTCTCATAATATATGAACGTAAACATTTCAGCTAAAGTTCGAGCAgtaaacatgttattttacattacagatttatgtatttatgttccTGTTCTTGCTGCTGTCGCTGGTTTTAAGTATTGTACTCAGATGAGTAAATGATGTTTTGCATCTAATTGTTGAATCTTATTCCCAGGATGTCAAATACCAAGATTTTCGGTTAGTAAATCACCATAAATAATCTTCAATATCCCTCAAATGCTTTGAAACTAAAGTCAACTACATTGAACAAGCCTGTAACAAATGTAAGGAGtagaaattacatttatgtgtgttaaaatgtagaGAGCAACAGTAAAGTCTTTATTCAGAGTTTGGCAATATTTTGACATCAGTTATGTGgttgtttgatttaatgttcCTATCAGTCTGTCAAATGTGGTCAAACCAATAAATCCTTATAATCAAAGTAAAGACATTTCAAACTTCATGTGTTGGGATAATTAAAGTAACATTTAAGCTGAAACAATATTTCCAAGgtttataaaaatgtagaaataaatcTTCCCTCCTTTCACAAAgcaaactttttaaaagaaatattgagaaaatgttttagtttttttttttggtaaaagaCAGAATTGAGATCAGAATGTTTCATTATGTGTGACAAAAGGACAACTTTGTGATTATTCTACATCAGGTGGGATAAAAATAGCTCAGCGTTATCTTCTGTGATAAAGGAATGTGTCAGACTGCAACATCCAAACTATGTGTGACGTAACTCCAACAGGCTCTTCTCAACCTCTATTCTTACCTCATAAGATCAATAATCATGTGAGATGAGAAACCCTGGAAAGTTTTTTCTGTCTACTTCCTGAAAAAAACCCCTCTGAGGTACATTTTATAGCCTCAGGTGTTTCTTACGTACCCATTTTACCCAAACCAGCCACCAAAATCCATAATACGATGATATAAGGCGCCTCCACGTGGTGCCACTTAAAGGTCACGATGGGGATTCCTGTGATGATGGAGTCATGGCCGTGTTCGGTGTGATTCAAGCTCGATTTGGACTCTGATGGCTTCAGTGGGGATTCTTGATGTGTCAAGGCCACGTCCCCGTTCGCCCTCGTGACCCCCGAGATGAGGCAGACCACCAGCCACAGGTGTACATATCCAGAGCCTCGCATTTCCTCaaataaagagtgaaaagggAGGCTGCACTCCCCCCGATAAAGTCCTCTGTCTTGTGCCCGTGCAACCCTCCGATGTCAAGGTGAACTGTCTGAACCAAAGCCAGACTGAGGTGCCGGACAGCGTGCCACACTTCTGAATCCTCCTTTTTTGTTATGGCTTCCTGtgtctcactcactcactctatCTTCActatctttttctctttccgtcTAGTGCTCCATCTTCCTATCTACGTCCTGTCCGTCCTCCCACAGTTTTGTGGTCAGAAGTGTGCAGAATCCTGGACTCAGCCTTTTATATGTACAGTGTCTCCTCAATGAgcaaggttgtgtgtgtgagtgagtgtgtgtgcgagcgtgcatgcgtgcatgcacgtgtgtgtgtgttttaggttGAAAGATTAAAGGAGGAGTCCAAGAAAGGTCTCCAGTTATTCAGTCACATCTGAAACACTCACCGGTCATTGCTTTGTTTGTGCTTCCGCTCTCAAACACATTCAGTCACGTTTGTCGTGACATGCGGAGGAGTTGGGGGGGTAAGTGATGAGGCAGAGGTCATTTGATAGATGTTGAGCCAGTACCTTTATCTGTTCAGAAATATTTCCATTGGGTTCATCTCACAACTTTGCGCTTAGTAATGATTGACACTGATGTTACTAATTCCTAGTTAGACTCCCTGGTCTCTTGACgtaagagaaatgagaaaactgTCCTCTAATGACTGTCTCCCTAAATAAACTACTGCTATGATACAATGGAGCAATGATTCAGTTACTAAGGTTATGAAAAAGTTTTGTCTCTGAATGTTTAATAACAACTTTAGatccaaaatttaaaaaaaatctctataATATATACAACACTATGCACGTTTTTTAAAGGATCAGTCCAGTGATATTATCTCAACAAGCCAATAATGAACTATGGATAGAGCTGCATTGTttccaaaaactgttttttttccaaacacaacTGCCACACCATTGAAACGAGGCACATGTTCTTTTATCAAGTGTGTATCAATCCGCAGCTGAAAGTAGTTCCCAAAAAAAGGCAGCTCATCCCTGAAAGTAAAACGTTgtgcaagcagcttattatgacgCATATTTACGTTTAATGTCAGccagcgccctctggtggtcatAGTAATTATGACGGCTGCAAAGGAGGATGTCAAGGTATGTAACTAATATACGTATTATGACCTAAACcttgatcttttcctaaaccttaccaTAAATTTTAGATTGAACTAGATAGTGAGGCCTGGTTCATACGCCAAGAAAGTTTTCTAGCTTCCtggtttacttcctggttatgcACAAGTAACTCAAAAACGAAGGAAGGGTCATGATGAGTCTCGGTTTTGGgtcagactgtggtgacagctgtattgaagacgcatggagaaacacactaaaaccccAAATATCTACGTTGTCTGACTTCTAATGAAGAAAAGCCTCCAGAGAACACTGTGTAGTCATAAGACATTATTATAGCTGTACGTGGTCAGTTGTTATCAGCGGGCTTGGGCTGAGTGCCACAGACAGATTAGAGAAGTCGAAACATTTTAAGAGAGcacattgttggtttttgtctttctcatgAAATTTGTCGAGTGTAAGAAGATCAGCGGTCTTATCTTCAAATGACGATGACATATCTTTAAAGGAAGTAAGCTAACACAAACACCTGTCCAAAGGTGCTTTAGCCCACATTGTGAAATGATCCCTCTGTAAATACTGTACCGAGCCCATAAGCACTGATTCACAGGACTTGTTCTGTTATGACTGGATGTCTCTACGAACAGTCCCGTCCTGTTTGAACAGAACAAGAGACAATAGTCTCTTTCTTGGATAAACTGGTTTAATGATTTGATACGTCAGCTTTCACACAGGTACAGGTGCGAACCACTATGCCTCCACTAACACCCAAGTAACGGAAACATCTCAGAGCTCTCgaaatgaattatttgttaAATGAAGTTATTCATCTCACAGTAAAGTCCATATAATTACTAATGTATGAAAACTTTTCCCAATGGTTTATTAATAATGAAAGCAGCTTCATACCTAATGGGCATTGTGCGgtttttaaaagctgtaaatCATCCTTATGAGAACATTTATCCACACAGCCTGCACAGTCAAGCATGAAGTCCCCTGTTCAGCCTTATTAACTAATGACCTAATATATCTTACTTAACAGTGGCTGGCCTTGAACTTAAACCTTTAAATCGTTCTAAAGTGCCCAACGCCATGCGCACACTTTTAACAGCTAAAAGAGAGGTCAACTTCATGGTGAAAGCGAGAGGTCGCCTACAGGTTGTTTCCAGACTGGGAGGGACAGTAGCGCCAGTTAAGGATTATTGTGTTATTGCGtgtgaaaaatcaattttttacacaatgaaatgtgtcatttctgaCCTCATTCGGCAAACGCTTCAGTCTCACGAGATGTAAATATTGATAACCTAAGTCATGTTTCACCTTATGCAATCCTTGTGAGAAATGTAAAATCGGTAATCAGTAAAATTATCCTAAATTACAACATCACCAAGACATTAacatcatcacaaaaaaaaaaatgcaattaaatgGTCCAATGTCACTGAACTGAGAAAAACGTAAAGGTCCTGTATTGTAGGAAGTGagattttgtgtctgtttttgattataaagcaggtTAAGGTGTCTTCTTACACGCCAGAGTTAAGATGATTGACACATCATGTAGCCAAAGAGATGtcaaacacataaaatatataGTTTAACTTTAAAGCCCTGTCCCTGGAAGTTATACaagtttatgtagttttgtttttataggcTGAATAGGCTGTTTATCCATATAAGTGCTTGTTCTTGACTATTCTAAATGCATTTTTGAGGTCACAAAATGGCAATTTTCACCAGACGCCTGGGTAATTCTTGAGAaaatatgttcattttcagtaatGTTAATAAATTAGCATTTGGACATAATGTAGGTTTGGGTTCTCTAGGTAACAGGGGAGGTTACGGGAAAATTTAACAATTCAATGTGTTCAAACTCCAGTAGATTAATGCCAGAATACCTTCATACAATTCATCTTATAGCCTTTCAAAAGAGCCCCACACCATGCATCTACTACAAATGGTTCAACAACAACTTTGAATTTACTTTGGCTTGGCTGGAAAAGACATTTTAGTTTAATGTTAAGTACATTTCCAGGAATAAGAACAGGTTAACGCATCTTAACATCTAGTAGACTCCCAAAATCAAAGTATGATCCTGAAAATTGAGCATTAtacctttaaaattaaaacaaagatgtgGAATAATCCCGTTTTGATAGTACAAGAAGTTTCCAGACACTGATGAATGTTTCCGTTATGTTCATGTACTGACTAACAGGTGAACAGGAATTTATTGTGTATTGTCCTTTAATTAGCACAGAGCGGAGGGTAATAAACCTGCAGTGAGAGGGATGAAAGAAAGCACTGTAAATCTCTTAAGAGGAAAcaagatatgaaaaaaaaaggctgcctTTGTCCGCATTTTAGCGAGGTACGTTGAGTAAGCATAAAGTCAACATTGATGTACGTgcacatattgtgtgttttatgtaagATTGctttatgttacattttattgcCGACCATATCAGTTCTTAAATCATATAGAAATGCATAGCTCTCTCAAAAaagcagtgtgtatgttcacTTTCTCAACGTATATAAAGTTAAGTTCAGGCTAATAGAGAACAAATTCATCACGGTGCTGTCCAGACTTTacaatcaaacatttatgaGTCCTTTTATCTCTATATCCACAAGTTTAATCCCTACATGAAACAGCAGACTTAGTGTCAATGTTTGCCTTCTACACAgcctttgctcttttttttttattgtttttgtttaaaccTTTTCAAGTGTGAACTCTAAATTACCTTAAGGACGTGTGTCGATTCTGATAATGCTTTCTTGCAGTCTTTCCAAACATAAAACTCGCAAATCGGTTGTTAGatttaaataaacttaaagTCACAGAGTGTCATTTCAGACTTTAgaggtctctcaatcaaaacaaaagatgtagtttTGGTGTgttcattgttaaaaaaaacttcactgctgatgaaaatctatctgacgtgactcaggTCCAAATGTAATGGTGAGGTCATGTTTTGAAATTTTATTAATGTAATGTTTAGTAACACAACCTTCTTTTCTCCCACCCTGATGTGTCATCTGGTGATGAAGATACAGCGACCTCGAGTAAAATTATGtacttctctgtgttttaagaTTACAAAACAACTCATTCGAATGTAGTAATGTTGCATGATGAGTcatatttaaagtatttaacCTCTTTAACCTGCGAAATCTCAACTCAAAGGTCAAATGTCAGTCACTATTCAGCTGGAAAAGGTAcaacattttcctttaaaatgtagtggagtggaagtcTAAAGCAGCAGTaaatggaaaaactcaagtATATGAAGGCAgtgaaatatcaaaaaaacTTATCTTGATagattttttattgattatgatgattaatcaattatcaaaatagtcaGTAACTGCTTTTCTTCAGACTGACTGTGAGTTTTCAACAATTTACTGTTGGTACAATCACGACTGTCACATTTTCAGGGCAGCACAGATTAACACTGAAGCTGACAAAGTGACTTTTCTATTGTTACTACTTTCAGATTTAAAGTCAGTTAGCTGTATCAGATTTCATCGCTCGGTCAGCCGCGGTCACTTCCTGCATCATGTACCGACAACAGTCCCATATTTATGTCAGTGGAGGtgtacacaagcacacaccaacacacaccaacacacacacccatgctgATTCATTTACATTGTCCACAGTGGTGCAACCCATTAGTGTCTGTTGTGTATACATGAAATGATAATGACCATGCTCAGACAGGACGGTGTGATATCCAGCAGAGGTCATGCTCTATTTAGGCCCCTTTTAATGTCTGATTCACTATGTTAATTGTGCTTAATCTGAAAGACAATTAGTTGCCCACTATTTCAATAACTGAGTGACCATTCAAGCCATTTtcaggcaaaaatgtcaaagatttgctggttccagcttctaaaatatgaggatttactgttttttatCTTCTATTTATAACAGCAAATGAAAAGTTTgggggttttggactgctggttggacaTCTGAGCACCTTCTGGCTGACGTCGGGCTCATGGAAGCTGCGCTGGGTAAttccaacatttcttttttgtttatacATTTCACAATGACTAACTTTGAAAATCATGGGCTGATTAATCGATAGTAAGAATAATTTTTGCTGCCGCCCTGATTTTGTCCTGAACGTAAGAATGAGATCTAGAGACATTTCCATCGATACAGACTGAGAACGCTTCACCTTAAATATCTGCTTTATGGAAATAGTGGCTATAACTCAATATGCATTAACACATACTCTCATCTGTCCATTAAATATTAATGGtctgaatgactgaatttcaATAAAGAATACATCTGATGACTGATGGAAAGCAACTAATTACATAACTGCAAGGTacttattaatatttcatattattcCATACCCCAACTGTTGATGGGGAAATAATCTACACTCATttttataaatgacaaaatattggAAACACCTCTTCTTGTAAATACAATGTAAATCAACAGAATCTCAAATTAGAGCTTCCAAAAAGACCATCAATTGGAATAAACACCTCAAAAACTGAGGTATTAATACAATAAACAACTATGtaaatgatttatatatatatatatatatatatatatatatatatatatatatatatatatatattatatatatatatatatatatatacacacttcACTTCGTTGTGGACCCATTGTatacaatacatacatgtatataagTACTAAGTACCTTtaggtgactttcacttttactgaaGTCATATCTTAACATTGTATCTTTACTTTGACTCAAGCAggacttttgggtactttcaCCCAAGGATTAAGTTCTTCTTCCACATATCTTCAATCTCAGAGTTGACCTGATTTAGATTTGATATAGATTTTGTTTCACATAGCCTGTCAATTCATTTTAGATTTGAAATGTCACCAAAGGTACTTCATCAATGTCAGATGGGGCAAGAAAATCAGATACCACAATAATTTTGACCAGATATCTCAATATTGATACTATGAcaatattaatatcaatataCTGACCTAAACTCCTCCATGTTTACTTTTAAACAACTGTTCTGGGGTACAGAGCATTACTAAATGACTCATTAGGACTCACTAAGTTTGCAGATCCAGCTGACCAGGATCCAGAGGGCCACCAGGTACGGGGTGGTGACATGAGGCCACTTCCAGCTCACAATCGGCAGGGTGGTGATGGGCTCTCCTCCATGACCGCCGCTGTTTCCAGTGTCATGACTGTCGTCGCTTCCAGT
This window of the Acanthopagrus latus isolate v.2019 chromosome 3, fAcaLat1.1, whole genome shotgun sequence genome carries:
- the LOC119016734 gene encoding sodium/hydrogen exchanger 3-like isoform X2, with the protein product MRGSGYVHLWLVVCLISGVTRANGDVALTHQESPLKPSESKSSLNHTEHGHDSIITGIPIVTFKWHHVEAPYIIVLWILVAGLGKMVIESNHHVTNVIPESALLICFGFILGGMIWGADKQQTFKLTPTVFFFYLLPQIILDAGYFMPNKLFFSNMGGILVYAVIGTCWNAASLGLSLWGCHMGGAMGDLDIGLLQYLLFGSLIAAVDPVAVLAVFEQVHVNEVLFIMVFGESLLNDGVTVVLFNVFDAFVSLGGSKINAVEIIKGIISFFVVAFGGSLMGLVFGLLISLLTRCTKNIQIIEAGFIFVFGYLAYLTAEMLSLSAILSIVFCGMCCQKYINANMDERSVTTVRYVMKVLANGSETIIFVFLGISAIDKSIWVWNTGFILLTLLFIFVYRIIGVFFLTWILNKFRLVPLEFIDQVIMSYGGLRGAVAYGLATMLDENKIKEKNLMVCTTLIVVYFTVILQGITMKPLVTWLKVKRAAVTELTLIEKVQNKAFDHMLVAIEDISGQIGHNYMRDKWKHFEENWMSRFLMKPSARKNRDRIFNVFHQLNLKDAMSYVAEGERRGSLEFIRNESAFVDFKKKFGDEYSEVMPDIMADTSDDHGAMSAVGRNPVPSVSLEMHEQTMNGMRETNDVNSHHLLQQHLYKGRKQHRHRYSRSHFEVNKDENEVQEIFQRTMRSRLESFKSAKMGVAPPKHITKHTKRDQQQKMPNGKSVDKNRSYYSGDEDFEFSEGDSASGLEASRNSFPMRITYRAGDGIENPAFMPDLDPMSQVQIPPWLAEAELDSGMVAPSQRAQVRLPWTPSNLRRLAPLRNSTHSTDSFMLADAPAAQQRDDDELPPPPSPPQSPPPPPPHRGRL